Below is a window of Acidimicrobiales bacterium DNA.
GAGGACGTGCAGCAGCATCGGCCGGCCGCAGAGGCGGTGGAGGGGCTTGGGGAGCGGGGAGCGCATCCGCGTGCCGCCCCCCGCGGCGAGCACGATCGCGGAGAGCGGGCGGGGCGGCATCGCCCCATTGTGGACGACGCGCCCGCGCCCCGCTGCCACACGGGCTACAACAGGCCCGTGACGCCCGACTGGCTCCTCCATCTCGACGACATCGCTCCCGTGACCGCTCCCGAGGCCGAGGACCCAGCGGTGCGCGCCTCGTTCCAGGAGCTGACGCGTCGGCTCGCCTCCGCCCCGCTCAGCTGGGACGAGGCCGACGCACAGGACGTGCGCGGCCGCTTCGACGCGCGCGCCGCGGACTGGGCGACGCGCGACAACCCCGAGTACCGCTTCCCCCTCGTCGACGCCCTCGCCCGCGGCGGGCTGTCGCGCGGAGGGCGCTGCATCGAGGTCGGGAGCGGCACCGGGATCCAGACGCCGACGCTCAGCGGCTTCTTCGACGGCGTCCTCGCCCTCGACCTCTCCCTCGAGATGCTGAGCCGTACCCCACCGGGACGGGGCGCCCGTGTGCGCGCCGACGCCTCGCGCCTCCCCGTCGGCGACGGGAGGGTGCGCGCCGTCGTCTGCGTGAACGCTTTCCTCTTCGCCCCCGAGTACCTCCGCGCCCTCGAGCCCGAGGGGGCCGTGGTCTTCGTCTCCACCCGCGCTGATCGGACCCCGATCTACCTGCCGCCCGAGGAGGTCGTCGCCGCGCTGCGCGCCGTCGACCCCGCCTTCTCCGGCGTCACCGCCCGTGCCGGGCAGGGGTGCTGGACGGTCGCCCGGCGGGGCTCGTGAAGGCGGTCGCCGAGAGCGTCACCGCGCTCTTTTGCGACGAGGCGCTCCCGACGCTGCGCGAGTACACCGCGATCGAGTGCCTCTCGCCCGCCTTCGACGCCGACTGGGAGACCCACGGCGCCCTCGACCGCGCCGCCGCGCTGCTCGCCGAGTGGTGCGCGGCGCGCGCCGTCGAGGGCTCGGTCGAGGTCGTCCGCCTCGCGGGGCGGACGCCGGTGATCCTCGCCGAGCTCCCCGGCGAGGCCGAGCGCGGTACGACCCTCGTCTACGGCCACCTCGACAAGCAGCCGGCGCTCGGCCCCTGGCGGGAGGGCCTCGCCGCCTTCCGCGCGGTGCAGGAGGGGGACCGCCTCTACGGGCGGGGGACCGCCGACGACGGCTACGCGACCTTCGCCGCCTTCTCGGCGCTCGAGGCCCTCGCCCGCCACGAGGTCAGCCGCGGGCGGGTCGTCGTGCTCATCGAGGGGAGCGAGGAGAGCGGCAGCCCCGACCTCGACGCCTACCTCGACCACCTCGCCCCCCGCATCGGCGAGGTCGCCCTCGTGATCTGCCTCGACTCGGGCTGCGCGACCTACGACCGCCTGTGGGTGACGACGTCGCTGCGCGGCGTGCTCGTCGGCACGCTCACGGTCTCGGTGCTCACCGAGGGGGTGCACTCCGGCCACGCCGGGGGGATCGTCCCCTCCTCGTTCCGCCTCGCCCGTTCGCTCCTCTCGCGGGTGGAGGACGAGCGCGACGGCTCGATCCTGCTCCCCGAGCTGCTCGGGCCGGGGATCCCCGCCCACCGGCGCGCGCAGATCGCCGAGGTCGCCGCGCAGTTCGGCGAGGCGGCGGCGGGCCAGTTCCCGCTCGTCGGCGGGCTGCAGCTCTCCGGCGAGGACGCGGCGAGCCGCCTCGAGGCGGGGACCTGGGGCTCGGCCCTCGAGGTCACCGGCGCCTCCGGCCTCCCCGAGCCGGCCGCCGGCGGCAACGTGCTGCGGCCGAGCACCACCCTCAAGCTCTCGGTCCGCCTGCCGCCGAACGCCGACGCCGTGGCAGCGGCCGCGGCCCTCACCGCGACGCTCACCGCGGCGCCCCCCGCCGGCGCCGCGGTCACCGTGGCGATGGAGCAGCCGGGGCAGGGCTGGGACGCGCCGGACAGCGCGCCGTGGCTCGAGGAGGCGCTGCGCGGTGCCTCCCTCGAGCACTTCGGGGAACCGCCGGCGGCGCTCGGCCTCGGGGGCTCGATCCCGTTCATGGCCGCGCTCGGCCTCCGCTACCCGGGCTGTCAGTTCGTCGCCACGGGCGTCCTCGGCCCGGAGTCGAACGCGCACGGGCCGAACGAGTTCCTCCACCTGCCGACGGCCTGCCGGGTCGGGGCGGTGGTCGCGGAGGTCCTCGCGGCGGCGCCGTGACCCTGGCTCGCAGGCGCTTTGTTAGCCTCACGCCGATGACAGAACCGGCACGAGCGACCGCCGAGAGCGCCGCGCCGGACGGCTCGGAGACCGTCGCCGGCCTGGCGAGCATGCTGCGCATCGCCACGATGCGCCTCGCCCGCCGGCTGCGCGCCGAGCGCAGCGACGAGACCCTCGGCCTCTCCCAGCTCTCGGCGCTCGCCACCCTCGAGCGCTTCGGCCCGCTCTCGCCGACCGCGCTCGCCGAGCACGAGCGGATCCAACCGCCCTCGATGACGCGCGTCATCGCGGCGCTCGAGAGCCGTGAGCTCATCGCCCGCGACGCGCACCCGAGCGACCGCCGCCAGTCGGTGATCGCGATCACCGACGCCGGCCGCCACATCGTCGTCGAGGACCGGCGTCGCCGTCAGGCCTGGCTGGCCCTCATGATCGAGGGCCTCGAGGAGGACGAGCGCGCGCAGCTGCGAAGCGCCCTCCCGCTCCTGCAGCGCTTCAGCGCCTCCTGAGCGTCGCCGCGCCCTCGAGGGCGGGGCGGGCGGGCCGGGGGTTATGGCAGGATCGCCGCCATGACGAGGATCGTGGTGCTCGACGACTACCAGTTCCTGGCAGACGAGCTCGGTGACTGGGACCGCCTCGGCGAAGAGTTCGAGGTCGACTACCTCCACCGCCACCTGGAGGGCGAGCCGCTGCTCGCCGCGATCGGCGACGCCGAGGTCGTGGTCGCGATGCGCGAGCGCACCGCCTTCCCCCGCGAGCTGCTGGAGCGCCTGAGCGGTCTCCGGCTGCTCGTCACGACGGGGATGGCGAACGCGGCGATCGACCTCGAGGCGGCGACCGCCCTCGGGATCACGGTCTGCGGGACGGCGAGCGGCTCGGACGGCACGGTCGAGCTCACCTGGGCGCTGATCCTCGCCGCCGTGAAGCAGCTCCGACGCGAGGACGCGGCGATGCGCCGCGGCGCCTGGCAGGAGCACCTCTCCGGCGACCTGAAGGGGGCGACCCTCGGCCTCATCGGCCTCGGCCGCCTAGGGGGCGCGATGGTGCCGATCGCCAAGGCCTTCGGCATGGAGGTCGTCGCCTGGAGCCAGAACCTGACCGCCGAGCGCGCCGCCGAGGCCGGGGCGCGCCTCGTCACCAAGGAGGAGCTGCTCGGCGCAGCGGACGTGGTCTCGATCCACCTGAAGCTCGGTGACCGCTCGCGCGGGCTGATCGGCGCCGCCGAGCTCGCGCAGATGCGCCGCAGCGCCTACCTCGTGAACACCTCGCGGGGGCCGATCGTCGACGAGCAGGCGCTCGTCGAGGCGCTGCGGGGGAACGCGATCGCCGGGGCCGCGCTCGACGTCTACGACGTCGAACCGCTCCCCGCGGACCACCCGCTGCTCGCCCTCGACAACGTCGTGCTCACCCCCCACCTCGGCTATGCGAGCGAGGCGAACTTCGCCCACTACTTCGCCGACATCGTGGACGACATCGTCGCCTTCGCCACCGGCTCGCCGGTGCGCGTGCTCGCCGCGCCGTAGGGGCGCGGCCGCTCAGCGGCGGTTGCCGACCCCGAGGATCTGCCAGCCGAGGTCCGGGAAGCCGGCCGCCTCGGCGACCGCCGCGGAGGCGGCGTTGTCCGGGGCGTGCAGGTAGGTGGCGACGGCGCCTTGCTCGTAGATCGCCCGTGATGCCTGCGCGACGAGGGCACGGGCGAGACCCCGGCCGCGGTGCTCGGGCTCGGTGCCGACGGCGATCTCCCGCCCGAGGCGGTGATGGTCTTTCAGGCCGACCCCCGCCGCGTAGCGGCCGTCGGCGTCGAAGGCGACGAGGACCTCGCCGGAAAAGGCGGTGAGCCACTCCGGGAGGCGGGGGTCGACCGGCGCGAGCCACTCCCCCGGCTCGCCGAGGCCGACGAGGCGCTTCGCGGCGCGGAAGACGCCGCGGTGCAGCGTGGCGCCGCGCTCGCCGAGGAGCGCCCCGATGCCCGCCGCGAAGGCCTGCTCGCCCTGTGCGGCGAGACGGCGAGCGGCGTCGAGGAGCTCGTCGGCGACTGAGACCACGGTGCCCGCGGGCGAGGCGACCCCGACGAACGGCCGCAGCCGGTCGTCCCAGCCCGGCAGGGCGCGAAAGCGCGAGCTCGTCACCTCGAAGGGCGCCCGCGGCGGCCAGCTGCCGAGGAACTCGGTGAGGAAGGCCGAGAGGCGCTCCTCGAGCTCGCTCTCGGTGGTCTCGGGCACGGCGGGCACCCTACCGGCGCCTCCCCCGCCCGCCGGCGAGCTCAGTCCGGGGTGGCGCGCTTCTCGATCACCGCGGTGCGCAGCTCGATGGCCGCGCTGTATGTGGGGTCGAGGGCGATCGCCTCGTCGAGGGCCACGAGGGCGAGCTCGGGGGAGCCGAGGTACAGGTGGCAGAGGGCGATGTTGAATTCCCCGACGGGGCGGGGGCCGTGGCGCTCGCGGGAGCGCTCGAAGAACCACAGCGCCTCGTCGTAGCGGTGGGCGGGCGCGAGCAGGGCGGCGATGCCGTAGGCGAGGTCGGTCTCCTCGTCGAGGGGAAACTCCATCTCATAGACGCGGTGCAGCACCCGCACCGTCTCGTCGATCCCCTCCTCGAGGGCGTCGACGAGCTCCCGCTCGAGGCCCCGGTAGATGCGGCGGAGCAGGTAGGGGTCGTAGCCACCGACGCGCAGCACCGCGAGCAGCATCGCGAGGTTGATCCCCTCGCCGGGGTCCTCGAGGGCGGCGCGGATCGTGAGGTAGAGGTCCTCGGGGCCGAGCTCGGCGATCGCGTTGGCAAACGCCCGCCGCGTCTCGCGCGCGCCGCCGCCGTCGCTGAGGAGCGCCCCCACGATCAGCCCCGCCGGCAGCGCCTCGGGGAGCAGCAGCGAGCCGCCGCGGTCGAGGAAGGGGCGAGAGAGGACGTCGAGGTCGACGGGGAGGGAGAACGAGGGGCCGT
It encodes the following:
- a CDS encoding methyltransferase domain-containing protein, giving the protein MTPDWLLHLDDIAPVTAPEAEDPAVRASFQELTRRLASAPLSWDEADAQDVRGRFDARAADWATRDNPEYRFPLVDALARGGLSRGGRCIEVGSGTGIQTPTLSGFFDGVLALDLSLEMLSRTPPGRGARVRADASRLPVGDGRVRAVVCVNAFLFAPEYLRALEPEGAVVFVSTRADRTPIYLPPEEVVAALRAVDPAFSGVTARAGQGCWTVARRGS
- a CDS encoding M20/M25/M40 family metallo-hydrolase, whose product is MLDGRPAGLVKAVAESVTALFCDEALPTLREYTAIECLSPAFDADWETHGALDRAAALLAEWCAARAVEGSVEVVRLAGRTPVILAELPGEAERGTTLVYGHLDKQPALGPWREGLAAFRAVQEGDRLYGRGTADDGYATFAAFSALEALARHEVSRGRVVVLIEGSEESGSPDLDAYLDHLAPRIGEVALVICLDSGCATYDRLWVTTSLRGVLVGTLTVSVLTEGVHSGHAGGIVPSSFRLARSLLSRVEDERDGSILLPELLGPGIPAHRRAQIAEVAAQFGEAAAGQFPLVGGLQLSGEDAASRLEAGTWGSALEVTGASGLPEPAAGGNVLRPSTTLKLSVRLPPNADAVAAAAALTATLTAAPPAGAAVTVAMEQPGQGWDAPDSAPWLEEALRGASLEHFGEPPAALGLGGSIPFMAALGLRYPGCQFVATGVLGPESNAHGPNEFLHLPTACRVGAVVAEVLAAAP
- a CDS encoding MarR family transcriptional regulator, whose product is MTEPARATAESAAPDGSETVAGLASMLRIATMRLARRLRAERSDETLGLSQLSALATLERFGPLSPTALAEHERIQPPSMTRVIAALESRELIARDAHPSDRRQSVIAITDAGRHIVVEDRRRRQAWLALMIEGLEEDERAQLRSALPLLQRFSAS
- a CDS encoding D-2-hydroxyacid dehydrogenase family protein, which gives rise to MTRIVVLDDYQFLADELGDWDRLGEEFEVDYLHRHLEGEPLLAAIGDAEVVVAMRERTAFPRELLERLSGLRLLVTTGMANAAIDLEAATALGITVCGTASGSDGTVELTWALILAAVKQLRREDAAMRRGAWQEHLSGDLKGATLGLIGLGRLGGAMVPIAKAFGMEVVAWSQNLTAERAAEAGARLVTKEELLGAADVVSIHLKLGDRSRGLIGAAELAQMRRSAYLVNTSRGPIVDEQALVEALRGNAIAGAALDVYDVEPLPADHPLLALDNVVLTPHLGYASEANFAHYFADIVDDIVAFATGSPVRVLAAP
- a CDS encoding GNAT family N-acetyltransferase, with amino-acid sequence MPETTESELEERLSAFLTEFLGSWPPRAPFEVTSSRFRALPGWDDRLRPFVGVASPAGTVVSVADELLDAARRLAAQGEQAFAAGIGALLGERGATLHRGVFRAAKRLVGLGEPGEWLAPVDPRLPEWLTAFSGEVLVAFDADGRYAAGVGLKDHHRLGREIAVGTEPEHRGRGLARALVAQASRAIYEQGAVATYLHAPDNAASAAVAEAAGFPDLGWQILGVGNRR